From the genome of Mesorhizobium japonicum MAFF 303099, one region includes:
- the lptG gene encoding LPS export ABC transporter permease LptG, whose protein sequence is MMGWTLGRYFFFRYVTITIWFFLGLLALVFLIDFTELSGRTTGLPGFTYGTAVAISGLRMPMIMLQTVPFVGLFSAMATLVSLNRRYELVIARSAGVSAWQFLLPCCIGALLFGFVSVGLINPLAAHAFSLSEQIETQLRSGKSNTVSADAAPWIRQKTSTGDTIIGARAILNQGLEMSDAVFFVLDQQGNIVERKDAAHAYLRDGYWELQDVKTFRNGTIQPSASDRVPTNLKPEFVQERLARPETIPFYDLPGKIEVARSFGLKANAFAMQFDSLVALPFLLVAMTLIAATVSMRFARMGQSATMILGGVVAGFLLYVVSVLVKAFGVAGFVPTAIAAWVPVVVAMFFGVTFLLYKEDG, encoded by the coding sequence CTGATGGGCTGGACGCTGGGCCGCTATTTCTTCTTCCGCTATGTGACAATCACGATCTGGTTCTTCCTAGGCCTGCTGGCGTTGGTGTTCCTGATCGATTTCACCGAGCTGTCCGGCCGCACCACCGGCCTGCCCGGCTTCACCTATGGGACGGCGGTGGCCATTTCGGGCCTTCGCATGCCGATGATCATGCTGCAGACCGTGCCGTTTGTCGGCCTGTTCTCGGCGATGGCGACACTGGTTTCGCTCAACCGCCGCTACGAACTGGTCATCGCGCGGTCGGCCGGCGTTTCCGCCTGGCAATTCCTCTTGCCATGCTGCATCGGGGCGTTGCTGTTCGGCTTTGTGTCGGTCGGGCTCATCAACCCGCTCGCCGCGCATGCCTTCTCCTTGTCCGAACAGATCGAAACCCAGTTGCGCTCCGGCAAATCAAATACGGTTTCGGCCGACGCCGCTCCCTGGATTCGCCAGAAGACCAGCACCGGCGACACCATCATCGGCGCGCGGGCCATCCTCAACCAGGGCCTGGAGATGTCCGACGCCGTCTTTTTCGTCCTCGACCAGCAAGGCAATATCGTCGAGCGCAAGGACGCCGCGCACGCTTACCTGCGGGACGGCTATTGGGAATTGCAGGATGTGAAGACCTTCAGGAACGGCACCATTCAGCCCTCTGCAAGCGACCGTGTGCCGACCAATCTGAAGCCGGAATTCGTGCAGGAACGGCTGGCGCGCCCGGAGACCATTCCGTTCTACGACCTGCCTGGAAAAATCGAGGTTGCCCGTTCCTTCGGCCTCAAGGCAAATGCGTTTGCCATGCAGTTTGATTCGCTGGTGGCGTTGCCGTTCCTCCTCGTCGCCATGACGCTGATTGCGGCAACAGTTTCAATGCGATTTGCAAGGATGGGACAATCGGCAACGATGATTCTGGGTGGCGTCGTTGCCGGGTTTCTGCTTTATGTCGTTTCGGTGCTGGTGAAGGCATTCGGCGTGGCGGGGTTCGTGCCGACTGCCATAGCCGCCTGGGTGCCGGTCGTGGTAGCTATGTTCTTCGGGGTGACTTTCCTGCTATACAAGGAAGACGGCTAG
- the lptF gene encoding LPS export ABC transporter permease LptF, with protein MKVVERYIMRRAFVVFLAALVWTLAIVWTTQVLAKIDLVTDSGQSSLTFFEVAALILPSIIPIVVPFALVVAVAQTLSVMNSDSELVVVNAAGASRWTIVRPIMLLALAASVFSFAVDNGIDPYARQKNRALVAQSRADLLSLIIQEGTFRKIEDGLFLQIGERLPDNRLGGIFVADSREEGVNLVYYAKTGSVVERGGEKVLMMNDGVIHRKTLTGDLSVIRFTSYAFDMSAFMAAASEVTLLPKDQTTQYLLNPNVNDKLYQQAPQQYRAEIDQRFSEWLYSMVFALIALAVAGDARSHREARVNPLITAITISLFVRWLGFFAASKADEVPQYAYMVYGVPIVASAVAIWFIVSNRTMELPVAWADWMTNLASRVGDGWNALKLRWSRRGTSGQGIG; from the coding sequence ATGAAGGTCGTTGAACGCTACATCATGCGCCGCGCTTTCGTGGTCTTTCTGGCAGCGCTGGTCTGGACGCTGGCCATCGTGTGGACCACACAGGTGCTGGCCAAGATCGATCTGGTTACCGACAGCGGCCAGTCGTCGCTGACCTTCTTCGAGGTCGCCGCGCTCATTCTTCCCTCGATCATTCCGATCGTCGTGCCTTTCGCGCTGGTGGTGGCGGTCGCGCAGACACTCAGTGTCATGAATTCGGATTCCGAACTCGTCGTCGTCAACGCCGCCGGCGCTTCGCGCTGGACGATCGTGCGGCCAATCATGCTTCTGGCCCTTGCGGCGAGCGTTTTTTCCTTTGCCGTCGACAATGGCATCGACCCCTATGCCCGGCAGAAGAACCGCGCTTTGGTGGCGCAATCGCGCGCCGATCTGTTGTCGCTGATCATCCAGGAGGGCACATTCCGCAAGATCGAGGATGGGCTGTTCCTGCAGATTGGCGAGCGGCTTCCAGACAATCGGCTGGGCGGCATCTTCGTCGCCGATTCGCGCGAGGAAGGCGTCAATCTCGTCTATTACGCCAAGACCGGCAGCGTCGTCGAACGCGGCGGTGAAAAGGTGCTGATGATGAATGACGGCGTCATCCACCGCAAAACGCTGACCGGCGACCTCAGTGTCATCCGTTTCACCTCCTATGCTTTCGACATGTCGGCCTTCATGGCGGCGGCCTCCGAAGTGACGCTGCTGCCGAAGGACCAGACCACTCAGTACCTGCTCAATCCCAACGTCAACGACAAGCTTTATCAGCAGGCCCCTCAGCAATACCGGGCCGAGATCGACCAACGGTTTTCGGAATGGCTGTATTCCATGGTGTTCGCGCTGATCGCACTTGCGGTCGCCGGGGACGCGCGCTCGCATCGCGAGGCACGCGTCAATCCCTTGATCACGGCCATCACCATATCCCTCTTCGTGCGCTGGCTGGGTTTCTTTGCCGCAAGCAAGGCCGATGAAGTGCCGCAATATGCCTATATGGTCTATGGCGTGCCCATCGTCGCTTCCGCGGTGGCGATCTGGTTCATCGTCTCCAACCGGACCATGGAACTTCCAGTGGCCTGGGCGGACTGGATGACAAATCTGGCCAGCCGCGTCGGTGACGGCTGGAACGCCCTCAAACTGCGCTGGTCCAGACGCGGCACTTCAGGTCAGGGGATCGGCTGA